The proteins below come from a single Asanoa ferruginea genomic window:
- a CDS encoding IS481 family transposase, protein MLHANAALTPRQRLRMARLIVDENWPVARAAEWFQVSWPTAKRWADRYRLAGPDGMTDRSSRPHSSPARTPQPTVRKIVHLRCKRRLGPVGIAAIVGVAASTVHAVLVRCRINRLSLLDRRTGEPVVRYERDRPGELVHTDVKKLGNIPTGGGWRTVGRVQGRRNKTTDGGKGRNRHHNVLMGHAYVHTAIDDHTRLAYAEIHDDETADTAIGFWRRAVAWFATRGVTIERVLSDNGSCYRSRAWRQACAQLGVATRYTRPYWPQTNGKAERFNRTMINEWAFVRPYPSEAARRAALPAWLHTYNHHRPHTALGGQPPITRLTNLSGQYI, encoded by the coding sequence GTGCTCCACGCTAATGCCGCGTTGACGCCGCGTCAGCGACTGCGTATGGCGCGTCTGATCGTTGATGAGAACTGGCCGGTGGCCCGGGCCGCGGAATGGTTCCAGGTGTCCTGGCCGACCGCGAAACGGTGGGCCGACCGCTACCGGCTGGCTGGCCCGGACGGCATGACCGACCGGTCCAGCCGGCCCCATTCCAGCCCGGCACGCACCCCGCAACCAACCGTCCGCAAAATCGTGCATCTGCGATGCAAACGCCGGCTCGGGCCGGTCGGGATCGCCGCGATCGTCGGTGTCGCGGCATCAACGGTCCACGCGGTGCTAGTCCGCTGCCGGATCAACCGGCTGAGCCTGCTGGACAGACGCACCGGCGAACCCGTGGTCCGCTATGAACGCGACCGACCCGGCGAGCTGGTCCACACCGATGTCAAGAAGCTGGGCAACATCCCGACCGGTGGCGGCTGGCGGACCGTCGGCCGGGTCCAGGGCCGCCGCAACAAGACCACCGACGGCGGCAAAGGCCGCAACCGACACCACAACGTGCTGATGGGCCACGCCTACGTCCACACCGCCATCGACGACCACACCCGCCTGGCCTACGCCGAAATCCACGACGACGAGACCGCCGACACCGCGATCGGCTTCTGGCGCCGCGCCGTGGCCTGGTTCGCCACCCGCGGCGTCACCATCGAACGGGTGCTGTCCGACAACGGTTCCTGCTACCGATCCCGCGCCTGGCGCCAGGCCTGCGCGCAACTCGGCGTCGCAACCAGGTACACCCGGCCCTACTGGCCACAAACCAACGGCAAAGCGGAACGGTTCAACCGCACCATGATCAACGAATGGGCGTTCGTGCGACCCTACCCATCCGAAGCCGCCCGCCGCGCCGCCCTACCCGCCTGGCTGCACACCTACAACCACCACCGCCCCCACACCGCCCTCGGAGGCCAGCCACCAATCACCCGGTTAACCAACCTCTCCGGGCAGTACATCTAG
- a CDS encoding winged helix-turn-helix domain-containing protein, with amino-acid sequence MGALLDPRSSALSWCRRERIGGDGALAAGPRAGRVVTLTRPQELALIDTIRGRFPADLDLPGDLWTRRTVGALASGLSGATLSPARVNRLLSAWGAVARDPVDRACPMCAGAVAQWMTSAYPAIAETAAAHRAEVHWVGRTRLCGVTPAADVVTSVAGPPGRTRISFMIAPGGPLAALPRAFLTRLTRDRTAHAIVDGSWATWQLPRRLIHRVVIHPMPSCERR; translated from the coding sequence ATGGGGGCACTTCTCGACCCGCGCAGCTCGGCGCTGAGTTGGTGCCGACGCGAGCGCATCGGTGGTGACGGCGCGCTGGCCGCCGGCCCACGCGCCGGGCGGGTGGTCACACTCACCCGCCCGCAAGAACTCGCACTGATAGACACGATCCGCGGCCGCTTCCCCGCCGATCTGGACCTGCCGGGCGACCTTTGGACCCGCCGTACCGTCGGCGCCCTGGCCTCTGGCCTTTCCGGGGCCACCCTGTCGCCCGCTCGGGTGAACCGGTTGCTGTCCGCCTGGGGCGCGGTCGCCCGCGACCCCGTCGACCGCGCCTGCCCGATGTGCGCGGGCGCTGTGGCGCAGTGGATGACCAGCGCCTACCCGGCGATCGCGGAAACGGCGGCCGCGCACCGGGCGGAGGTGCACTGGGTCGGGCGGACCCGCCTCTGCGGCGTCACGCCTGCCGCCGACGTTGTCACTTCCGTCGCCGGCCCGCCTGGCCGCACCCGGATCAGCTTCATGATCGCCCCTGGCGGCCCGCTGGCGGCGCTACCGCGCGCCTTCCTGACCCGGCTGACCCGCGACCGCACCGCACACGCCATCGTGGACGGCTCCTGGGCGACCTGGCAGCTTCCGCGCCGGCTCATCCACCGGGTGGTGATCCACCCGATGCCGAGCTGCGAGCGGCGTTAG
- a CDS encoding DUF305 domain-containing protein, with the protein MSTTYDDPVVNGVESDPVVPRGRRPLTIAAAVVAAVLVLIAVFGAGWFAHSRSHPGDDSVEAGFARDMSTHHAQAVEMSMLALNKSTQPDLRLLAGEIVQAQQAQIGMMQTWLREWNLEPTGHKPPMSWMKDGASLMKNGLMPGMASAEDMTRLRNATGADFDQLFLHLMQQHHLGGIHMVDGILAVSHEGDVTWLAQAMANNQRAELEFIQQILTKIGA; encoded by the coding sequence ATGAGCACGACGTACGACGATCCCGTGGTTAATGGTGTCGAGTCCGACCCGGTTGTTCCGCGGGGGCGGCGTCCGCTGACCATCGCGGCCGCGGTCGTCGCCGCCGTGCTCGTGCTCATAGCCGTCTTCGGAGCGGGGTGGTTCGCGCACTCGCGCAGCCACCCCGGCGACGACTCGGTCGAGGCGGGCTTCGCCCGCGACATGTCGACCCACCACGCCCAGGCCGTCGAGATGTCGATGCTGGCGCTCAACAAGAGCACCCAGCCCGACCTGCGCCTGCTGGCGGGCGAGATCGTCCAGGCGCAGCAGGCCCAGATCGGCATGATGCAGACCTGGCTGCGCGAGTGGAACCTCGAGCCGACCGGGCACAAGCCGCCGATGAGCTGGATGAAAGACGGCGCCAGCCTCATGAAGAACGGCCTCATGCCCGGCATGGCCAGCGCCGAAGACATGACGAGGTTGCGCAACGCCACGGGCGCCGACTTCGACCAGCTCTTCCTGCACCTGATGCAGCAACATCACCTGGGCGGCATCCACATGGTCGACGGCATCCTGGCCGTCTCCCACGAGGGCGACGTCACCTGGCTGGCCCAGGCGATGGCCAACAACCAGCGCGCCGAACTCGAGTTCATCCAGCAAATCCTCACCAAGATCGGCGCTTAG
- a CDS encoding DUF3105 domain-containing protein produces the protein MSISTPAGDSSRQTAPPAAKKATAGAGRPPSARPGGGGGGRPTGGARPGGGGRPRKPVTPVKVSQGRSWGPIALFAAVGVIAAAIIGYGVYAVTVGPKTWQDKADGIPGIANFRKSDPKLVDTRSHKSGSIQYPQSPPVAGDHNVSWQNCMGDVYDAQIANENAVHSLEHGAVWVTYRPDLPKDQVDALASKVQGQEFTMMSPFPGLDKPISLQAWGYQLKVDNASDKRIDDFIRALRTNATMEPGVGCSGGVTATGTTPRELQQPQGQ, from the coding sequence ATGAGCATCAGCACTCCGGCCGGCGACTCGAGCCGTCAGACCGCGCCACCCGCAGCCAAGAAGGCCACGGCCGGTGCGGGGCGACCCCCGTCCGCACGCCCCGGTGGTGGTGGCGGTGGCCGACCCACCGGTGGCGCCCGACCGGGTGGCGGTGGCCGCCCGCGCAAGCCCGTGACCCCCGTGAAGGTCAGCCAGGGCCGCAGCTGGGGCCCGATCGCGCTGTTCGCGGCCGTGGGTGTCATCGCGGCGGCGATCATCGGGTACGGCGTCTACGCCGTCACGGTCGGCCCCAAGACCTGGCAGGACAAGGCCGACGGCATCCCCGGCATCGCCAACTTCCGCAAGTCCGACCCCAAGCTCGTCGACACCCGATCGCACAAGAGCGGCTCGATCCAATACCCGCAGTCGCCCCCGGTCGCCGGTGACCACAACGTGAGCTGGCAGAACTGCATGGGCGACGTCTACGACGCGCAGATCGCCAACGAGAACGCGGTGCACAGCCTCGAGCACGGCGCGGTCTGGGTCACCTACCGGCCTGACCTGCCCAAGGATCAGGTCGACGCGCTCGCATCCAAGGTGCAGGGCCAGGAGTTCACGATGATGAGCCCCTTCCCGGGGCTCGACAAGCCGATCTCGCTCCAGGCCTGGGGATACCAGCTCAAGGTCGACAACGCGAGCGACAAGCGGATCGACGACTTCATCCGCGCGCTGCGGACCAACGCCACGATGGAACCCGGCGTCGGCTGCTCGGGCGGCGTGACCGCGACCGGGACGACCCCCCGGGAGCTCCAGCAGCCACAAGGGCAGTGA
- the argS gene encoding arginine--tRNA ligase, with protein MTPANLAEVVLAAARTVFSARGLDQSTLPETVTVERPRNPEHGDYAATLALQLAKKIGVPPRELAGEIAEQLGRAPGIKSVEIAGPGFLNIRLDAAAAGLLASGVVEAGEAYGHTDRFAGQRVNLEFVSANPTGPVHIGGVRWAAVGDALSRLLRATGAEVTTEYYFNDAGSQIDRFARSLRAAALGEPTPEDGYRGAYIGEIASTVAEVHPDALTAPEPESLETFRVAGVAIMFDEIKSSLVDFGVNFDVYFNEKQLHDQGELDLALERLRAQGHVFEADGAVWLRTTDFGDDKDRVLRKSDGDWTYFAGDCAYYLDKRARGFDRVVIMLGADHHGYVGRMRAMSACFGDDPDANLEILIGQLVNLLENGEALRMSKRAGTTLTLEDLVEKIGVDAARYALARFSSDSPIDIDVDLWTRSTRDNPVYYVQYVAARTASVARNAAEVGLTRGSGDAFHPELLDHEKELDLLKSLGDYPAVVATAAELREPHRVARYLEDLAGAYHRFYDNCRVLPRGDEEITDTHRARLWLNDATRTVIANGLGLLGVTAPERM; from the coding sequence GTGACTCCCGCCAACCTCGCCGAGGTCGTGCTCGCCGCGGCCCGCACCGTGTTCTCCGCCCGCGGACTCGATCAGTCCACGCTGCCCGAGACGGTGACGGTCGAGCGACCCCGCAACCCCGAGCACGGCGACTATGCCGCCACGCTGGCACTTCAGCTCGCGAAGAAGATCGGTGTGCCGCCGCGCGAGCTCGCTGGGGAGATCGCCGAGCAGCTCGGCCGCGCGCCAGGTATCAAATCGGTAGAGATCGCTGGACCGGGCTTCCTCAACATCCGGCTCGACGCCGCGGCCGCCGGCCTGCTGGCCAGTGGGGTGGTCGAGGCAGGGGAGGCCTACGGGCACACTGACCGCTTCGCGGGCCAGCGGGTCAACCTGGAGTTCGTCTCGGCCAACCCGACCGGGCCGGTGCACATCGGCGGCGTCCGCTGGGCCGCCGTCGGCGACGCGCTGAGCCGGCTGCTCCGCGCGACCGGCGCCGAGGTGACCACCGAGTACTACTTCAACGACGCCGGCTCCCAGATCGACCGGTTCGCCCGGTCACTGCGGGCCGCCGCGCTGGGCGAGCCCACGCCGGAAGACGGCTACCGGGGCGCCTACATCGGCGAGATCGCCAGCACGGTCGCCGAGGTGCACCCCGACGCGCTGACCGCGCCAGAGCCGGAGAGCCTGGAGACGTTCCGGGTCGCCGGCGTCGCGATCATGTTCGACGAGATCAAGAGCTCGCTCGTCGACTTCGGCGTCAATTTCGACGTCTATTTCAACGAGAAGCAGTTGCACGACCAGGGCGAGCTCGACCTCGCGCTGGAGCGGCTGCGGGCACAGGGCCACGTCTTCGAGGCCGACGGCGCGGTCTGGCTGCGCACCACCGACTTCGGCGACGACAAGGACCGGGTGCTGCGCAAGTCCGACGGCGACTGGACCTACTTCGCCGGTGACTGCGCCTACTACCTCGACAAGCGCGCGCGGGGCTTCGACCGGGTGGTCATCATGCTCGGCGCCGACCACCACGGCTACGTCGGCCGGATGCGGGCGATGTCGGCGTGCTTCGGCGACGACCCCGACGCCAACCTGGAAATCCTCATCGGACAGTTGGTCAACCTGCTCGAAAACGGCGAGGCGCTGCGGATGTCGAAGCGCGCGGGCACCACGCTGACCCTCGAAGACCTGGTCGAGAAGATCGGCGTCGACGCCGCGCGCTACGCGCTGGCCCGGTTCTCCAGCGACTCACCGATCGACATCGACGTCGACCTGTGGACCCGGTCGACCCGCGACAACCCGGTCTACTACGTGCAATACGTGGCCGCGCGCACCGCGAGCGTGGCCCGCAACGCCGCCGAGGTCGGGCTGACCCGCGGCTCCGGCGATGCGTTCCACCCCGAGCTGCTCGACCACGAGAAGGAGCTCGACCTGCTCAAGTCGCTGGGTGACTACCCGGCGGTGGTCGCCACGGCGGCCGAGCTGCGCGAGCCCCACCGGGTGGCGCGCTACCTGGAAGACCTGGCCGGTGCCTACCACCGGTTCTATGACAACTGCCGGGTTCTGCCCCGGGGCGACGAGGAGATCACCGACACGCATCGCGCGCGGCTGTGGCTCAACGACGCCACCCGCACAGTGATCGCCAATGGGCTCGGCCTGCTCGGCGTGACCGCACCAGAACGGATGTAA
- the lysA gene encoding diaminopimelate decarboxylase — MRAHEAGALHGDFGQGPAWLRTPDDVNALVPQLWPSGVTRDERGALAVAGLSVERIRAEYGTPAYVLDEDDLRSRARDFKAAFAGHDIYYAGKAFLCRAVVRAIDEEGLFLDVCTGGELATALSAGMPPERIGFHGNNKSLSELSRAVDAGVGRIIVDSFDEIDRLTALAREKNIRQAVLVRVTVGVEAHTHEFIATAHEDQKFGFSVGGGAAFKAVCKILDDDVLDLRGLHSHIGSQIFDASGFEVAARRVLALQAQIRDARGVELPEIDLGGGFGIAYTTQDDPSTPADLADRMLKIVDDECAALDLATPKLSIEPGRAIVGPAMFTLYEVGTVKDVDGLRTYVSVDGGMSDNIRTALYDASYSATVAGRASTADPILARVVGKHCESGDIVVKDEFLPADVQPGDLLAVPGTGAYCRSMASNYNHVPRPPVVAVRGGEARVIVRRETEADLLALDVG; from the coding sequence ATGAGGGCGCACGAAGCTGGCGCGCTGCACGGGGACTTCGGCCAGGGCCCTGCCTGGCTACGTACCCCCGATGATGTCAACGCGTTGGTTCCGCAACTGTGGCCGAGCGGCGTGACCCGCGACGAACGCGGCGCACTCGCCGTCGCGGGCCTCAGCGTCGAGCGGATCCGGGCCGAATACGGCACCCCTGCCTACGTACTCGATGAAGATGATCTTCGGTCTCGGGCTCGCGACTTCAAAGCCGCGTTCGCGGGGCACGACATCTACTACGCGGGCAAGGCGTTCCTGTGTCGGGCGGTGGTGCGCGCGATCGACGAGGAGGGCCTCTTCCTCGACGTGTGCACCGGCGGCGAGTTGGCCACCGCGCTCTCGGCCGGGATGCCGCCGGAGCGGATCGGCTTCCACGGCAACAACAAGTCGCTTTCCGAGCTGTCGCGGGCCGTCGACGCGGGTGTCGGCCGGATCATCGTCGACTCGTTCGACGAGATCGACCGGCTGACGGCGCTGGCGCGCGAGAAGAACATTCGCCAGGCTGTTCTGGTACGGGTGACCGTCGGCGTCGAGGCGCACACCCACGAGTTCATCGCCACCGCGCACGAGGACCAGAAGTTCGGCTTCTCGGTCGGCGGGGGAGCGGCGTTCAAGGCGGTCTGCAAGATCCTCGACGACGACGTGCTCGACCTGCGCGGGCTGCACTCGCACATCGGCTCCCAGATCTTCGACGCCAGCGGTTTCGAGGTCGCCGCGCGGCGGGTGCTCGCGCTGCAGGCGCAGATCCGCGACGCGCGCGGCGTCGAGTTGCCGGAGATCGACCTGGGCGGCGGCTTCGGCATCGCCTACACGACCCAGGACGACCCGTCGACGCCCGCCGATCTGGCCGACCGCATGCTCAAGATCGTCGACGACGAGTGCGCCGCGCTCGACCTGGCCACCCCCAAGCTGTCGATCGAGCCCGGCCGCGCCATCGTCGGCCCCGCGATGTTCACGCTCTACGAGGTCGGCACCGTCAAAGATGTCGATGGACTGCGGACCTACGTCAGCGTCGACGGGGGAATGAGCGACAACATCAGGACAGCGTTGTACGACGCTTCCTACTCCGCCACCGTCGCCGGGCGCGCATCGACCGCCGACCCGATCCTTGCCCGGGTGGTGGGAAAACATTGTGAGTCCGGGGACATCGTGGTGAAGGATGAATTCCTGCCCGCTGACGTGCAGCCCGGAGATCTTCTTGCCGTGCCCGGCACCGGCGCCTATTGCCGGAGCATGGCCAGCAACTACAACCACGTGCCCCGTCCCCCGGTGGTCGCCGTCCGCGGCGGCGAGGCACGGGTGATCGTCCGGCGGGAGACCGAAGCCGACCTCCTGGCATTGGATGTGGGATGA
- a CDS encoding homoserine dehydrogenase, with protein sequence MALLGCGTVGTEVVRLLHEQATDLTARVGAQLEIVGIAVRRPGRDRGDLPVDPALFTTDALGLVKREDVDVVVEVVGGIEPARTWLVESLRRGKSVVTANKALLAEDGGTLHDAATEGAADLYYEAAVAGAIPLLRPLRESLQGDTITRVTGIVNGTTNFILSAMDETGAGFEEALEEATALGYAEADPTADVEGFDAAAKASILASLAFHTRVGAADVYREGITAVSARDVASAKQMGCTIKLLCIATRALDNEGRPSVSVRVHPAMIPRSHPLASVGDAFNAVFVEAEAAGQLMFYGRGAGGAPTASAVLGDLVAVARNHLAGTRAASESSYAALPIRPMGEAVTRYHVSLDVADRAGVLATVAGIFAKHDVSIATVRQSGRGDDAVLVIVTHGAPDAALAATVEELRGLEFVRAIASVLRVEGSV encoded by the coding sequence ATCGCCCTGCTCGGCTGCGGCACAGTTGGGACCGAGGTCGTGCGCCTGCTGCACGAGCAGGCCACCGACCTGACCGCGCGGGTCGGCGCGCAGCTGGAGATCGTCGGCATCGCGGTGCGGCGCCCCGGGCGCGACCGCGGCGACCTGCCGGTCGACCCGGCCCTGTTCACCACCGACGCGCTCGGCCTGGTCAAGCGCGAAGACGTCGACGTGGTGGTCGAGGTGGTCGGCGGCATCGAGCCGGCCCGCACCTGGCTGGTCGAGTCACTGCGCCGCGGCAAGAGCGTGGTCACCGCCAACAAGGCACTGCTGGCCGAAGACGGCGGCACACTGCACGACGCGGCCACGGAAGGCGCGGCAGACCTCTACTACGAGGCGGCCGTCGCGGGCGCGATCCCGCTGCTGCGCCCGCTGCGCGAGTCGTTGCAGGGCGACACGATCACCCGGGTGACCGGCATCGTCAACGGCACGACCAACTTCATCCTCTCGGCGATGGACGAGACGGGCGCCGGCTTCGAGGAGGCACTCGAAGAGGCGACCGCGCTGGGCTACGCCGAGGCCGACCCGACCGCCGACGTCGAGGGCTTCGACGCGGCGGCGAAGGCGTCGATCCTGGCTTCGCTGGCGTTCCACACCCGGGTCGGCGCGGCCGACGTCTACCGCGAGGGCATCACCGCGGTGAGCGCCCGCGACGTGGCCAGCGCCAAGCAGATGGGCTGCACGATCAAGCTCTTGTGCATCGCCACCCGCGCCCTCGACAACGAGGGCCGGCCGTCGGTGAGCGTGCGCGTCCACCCGGCGATGATCCCCCGCAGCCACCCCTTGGCCAGCGTCGGCGACGCGTTCAACGCGGTGTTCGTCGAGGCCGAGGCGGCCGGGCAACTGATGTTCTACGGCCGCGGTGCCGGCGGCGCGCCGACGGCGAGCGCGGTGCTCGGCGACCTGGTGGCGGTGGCCCGCAACCACCTGGCCGGCACGCGGGCGGCCAGCGAATCGTCCTACGCGGCGCTGCCCATCCGCCCGATGGGCGAGGCGGTCACCCGCTACCACGTGAGCCTCGACGTGGCCGACCGCGCCGGCGTGCTCGCCACGGTGGCCGGCATCTTCGCCAAGCACGACGTCTCGATCGCGACCGTCCGCCAGTCGGGCCGGGGCGATGACGCCGTCCTGGTGATCGTCACGCACGGCGCACCTGATGCCGCCCTGGCCGCGACGGTCGAGGAGCTGCGAGGCCTGGAGTTCGTCCGGGCCATCGCCAGCGTCCTGAGGGTTGAGGGCTCGGTCTAA
- a CDS encoding helix-turn-helix transcriptional regulator produces the protein MANTSTRSLQLLSLLQTHRYWPGDELAARLAVSPRTLRRDVDRLRELGYPVTGSRGVAGGYQLRPGAVLPPLLVDDDEAVAIVIGLRSAAGGVVAGIEDTAVRALAKIVQVLPPRLRQRVDALQAHTVPALAGGDPVDAVALTTIALAARDAERVRFSYGDASRLVEPHTLVTLGRRWYLVAWDLDRHDWRTFRLDRLTDPVPTGARFRLRDLPGGDPAAFVRARVGGVPTRYRVEVVVRAAADVVTAAVGRWGTVEALDEQSCRLRMDVHQLDDPIKVVAGLGADFEILEPAELRDRVQAIGETFLRSTERRVDPDTPPRHAGFPPRGEI, from the coding sequence ATGGCCAACACGAGCACCCGATCCCTTCAGCTGCTCTCGCTGTTGCAAACGCACCGCTACTGGCCGGGCGACGAACTGGCGGCCAGGTTGGCGGTCAGCCCACGAACCCTGCGGCGCGACGTCGACCGGTTGCGCGAGCTGGGCTATCCGGTCACCGGCAGCCGCGGCGTGGCCGGCGGCTACCAACTCCGGCCGGGCGCGGTGCTGCCCCCACTGCTGGTCGACGACGACGAGGCGGTGGCCATCGTGATCGGCCTACGGTCCGCGGCCGGCGGCGTGGTGGCGGGCATCGAGGACACGGCGGTCCGGGCGCTTGCCAAGATCGTGCAAGTGCTGCCGCCCCGGTTGCGACAACGGGTCGATGCTCTCCAGGCCCACACCGTGCCGGCGCTCGCGGGCGGGGATCCGGTCGACGCGGTCGCGCTGACCACGATCGCGCTGGCGGCCCGGGATGCCGAGCGCGTGCGGTTCTCCTACGGTGACGCTTCGCGGCTCGTCGAACCGCACACGCTGGTCACCCTGGGCCGACGCTGGTATCTGGTGGCTTGGGACCTGGACCGCCACGACTGGCGCACGTTTCGGCTGGACCGGCTGACCGACCCGGTCCCGACGGGGGCCCGGTTCCGGCTCCGCGACCTGCCCGGCGGTGATCCGGCGGCTTTCGTCCGCGCCCGCGTCGGCGGGGTCCCGACCCGCTACCGGGTGGAGGTGGTGGTGCGGGCGGCGGCCGACGTGGTGACGGCGGCGGTCGGGCGCTGGGGAACGGTAGAGGCGCTCGACGAGCAGAGCTGCCGCCTGCGGATGGACGTCCACCAGCTGGACGACCCGATCAAGGTGGTCGCTGGTCTCGGCGCCGATTTCGAGATCCTGGAGCCCGCCGAACTGCGCGACCGCGTTCAAGCCATCGGCGAGACCTTCCTCCGCTCAACAGAACGGCGCGTCGACCCCGACACGCCGCCCCGTCACGCGGGCTTCCCGCCGCGCGGGGAGATCTAG
- a CDS encoding MDR family NADP-dependent oxidoreductase gives MNTEIRLARHLSGELTTEHFDVVENQEMPDGEVLVKIDYVGLAVAYLEMMRADSRLPIPPWQPGQRVGLAGVGTVVRSDSPALKTGDLVMTMAGWSEYAAGPAAAFPRLDRELSPVHHLGQGTTAYYGMVDIAEVGPGDVVFVSGAAGGVGSLAGQIARCKNAATVIGSAGSPAKVDYLVRELGFDAAFDYHDGPPADRLRALAPDGITVFFDNVGGEQFDAAVANARPGARFALCGSLATQIGGQPEPDLTAATAKGIAVRPFATHHTPDQIAAWQTHFAKWHAEGRFTFPHTIVDGGLKAVPAALVDLLAGAYRGNVAVRL, from the coding sequence ATGAACACAGAGATCCGGCTGGCCCGGCACCTGAGCGGCGAACTGACCACCGAGCACTTCGACGTCGTCGAAAACCAGGAGATGCCCGACGGCGAGGTGCTCGTGAAGATCGACTACGTCGGCCTGGCGGTCGCCTACCTCGAGATGATGCGGGCCGACTCGCGCCTGCCGATCCCGCCCTGGCAGCCGGGACAGCGGGTCGGCCTCGCCGGAGTGGGCACCGTGGTCCGCTCGGACAGCCCGGCGCTGAAGACCGGCGACCTGGTCATGACGATGGCGGGCTGGTCCGAGTACGCCGCCGGCCCGGCCGCCGCCTTTCCCCGCCTCGATCGGGAGCTGAGCCCGGTCCACCACCTCGGCCAGGGCACCACGGCCTACTACGGGATGGTCGACATCGCCGAGGTCGGGCCCGGCGACGTCGTGTTCGTGTCCGGCGCCGCCGGCGGGGTCGGCTCGCTGGCCGGTCAGATAGCGCGCTGCAAGAACGCCGCCACCGTGATCGGCAGCGCGGGCAGCCCGGCGAAGGTCGACTACCTGGTGCGGGAACTCGGCTTCGACGCGGCCTTCGACTATCACGACGGGCCGCCGGCCGACCGGCTCCGCGCCCTCGCCCCGGACGGCATCACCGTGTTCTTCGACAACGTCGGCGGCGAACAGTTCGACGCCGCGGTCGCCAATGCCAGGCCCGGCGCCCGGTTCGCGCTGTGTGGTTCGCTCGCCACCCAGATCGGTGGCCAGCCCGAGCCCGACCTGACCGCGGCCACCGCCAAGGGGATCGCGGTGCGGCCGTTCGCCACCCACCACACCCCGGACCAGATCGCGGCGTGGCAGACGCACTTCGCGAAGTGGCACGCGGAAGGCCGGTTCACCTTCCCGCACACCATCGTGGACGGCGGGCTCAAAGCCGTGCCGGCAGCGCTCGTCGATCTGCTCGCCGGTGCCTACCGGGGCAACGTCGCCGTGCGGCTCTGA
- the thrC gene encoding threonine synthase, with protein MWRGLIDAYRDRLPVTDATPVITLHEGNTPLLPAPVLSSRTGAEVFLKVEGANPTGSFKDRGMTVAVSKAVEAGNKAIICASTGNTSASAAAYAARAGLTCAVLVPQGKIALGKLAQALVHGAKLLQVSGNFDDCLGLASKLAVEYPVALVNSVNVDRLHGQKTAAFEIVEALGDAPEIHCLPVGNAGNIAAYWMGYGEDAAAGRATRTPRMFGFQASGAAPIVTGSVVREPSTIATAIRIGNPASWTKAVDARDESGGRIDAVTDREILAAYRMLAREVGVFVELGSAASVAGLLQSAAAGLIPRGATVVCTVTGHGLKDPEWAISTAPSPITIRNDVLVAARALDLA; from the coding sequence ATGTGGCGGGGACTGATCGATGCCTACCGGGACCGGTTGCCGGTCACCGACGCCACGCCGGTCATCACGCTGCACGAGGGCAACACGCCACTGCTGCCGGCCCCGGTGCTGTCCTCGCGGACCGGTGCCGAGGTGTTCCTCAAGGTCGAAGGGGCCAACCCGACCGGCTCGTTCAAGGACCGCGGGATGACCGTGGCCGTCTCCAAGGCGGTCGAGGCCGGCAACAAGGCGATCATCTGCGCCTCGACGGGCAACACCAGCGCTTCCGCGGCGGCGTACGCTGCCCGCGCCGGGCTGACCTGCGCCGTGCTCGTGCCACAGGGCAAGATCGCGCTCGGCAAGCTGGCCCAGGCGCTGGTGCACGGCGCCAAGCTGCTCCAGGTCAGCGGCAACTTCGACGACTGCCTCGGGCTCGCCTCCAAGCTGGCGGTGGAATACCCGGTCGCGCTGGTCAACTCGGTCAACGTCGACCGGCTGCACGGCCAGAAGACGGCCGCGTTCGAGATCGTCGAAGCGCTCGGCGACGCACCGGAGATCCACTGCCTGCCGGTCGGCAACGCCGGCAACATCGCCGCCTACTGGATGGGCTACGGCGAAGACGCGGCGGCCGGGCGGGCCACCCGTACCCCCAGGATGTTTGGTTTTCAGGCTTCTGGCGCCGCGCCGATCGTGACCGGCAGTGTGGTCCGCGAGCCGTCGACGATCGCCACCGCGATCCGGATCGGCAACCCGGCGAGCTGGACCAAGGCGGTCGACGCGCGTGACGAGTCGGGCGGGCGGATCGACGCGGTGACCGACCGGGAGATCCTGGCCGCCTACCGGATGCTGGCCCGCGAGGTCGGCGTGTTCGTCGAGCTGGGCAGCGCGGCCAGTGTCGCCGGGCTGTTGCAGAGCGCCGCCGCCGGGCTGATCCCGCGCGGCGCGACGGTGGTCTGCACCGTCACCGGGCATGGCCTCAAAGACCCCGAGTGGGCTATTTCCACCGCACCGTCGCCCATCACCATCCGAAACGACGTGTTGGTCGCAGCCCGCGCGTTGGATCTCGCCTGA